A part of Neoarius graeffei isolate fNeoGra1 chromosome 22, fNeoGra1.pri, whole genome shotgun sequence genomic DNA contains:
- the LOC132870728 gene encoding NLR family CARD domain-containing protein 3-like has protein sequence MESRDLETDNVTPPSEKCKIQMKRSDSPEPSCVSMKSDWSMDCPWDFKNGNPLSVHSVLQKAGGRREKIFITDTGHAPESAAANEVQKKFRLNLMKKFQCLNGVMIKQENRVLLNEIYTELYITEGDRGDVNKEHEVRRIEAASRRKTTEETPIKCNDIFKPLSEEDEPIRTVVTKGVAGIGKTVSVQKFIVDWAEGKANQDVPLIFPLPFRELNLMKDQKLSLIELLHVCFKETKETEMSRLEKVLFIFDGLDECRFPLDFQNTVRVCDVTESASVNMLLINLIKGNLLPSALIWITSRPAAADQIPSEYVHRVTEVRGFNDPQKEEYFRKRISDQSLAENIITHLKSLRSLYIMCHIPVFCWISAAVLERMLGDAESGNIPKTLTQMYTHFLIIQTNIIRGKYSKKQESDEEMLLKLGKLAFQQLKKGNLIFYEEDLRACGIDVTEAAVYSGVCTQIFREEVGLHQSKVYCFGHLSIQEHLAALYVHLTFMKEKRNVLSDNSMSRFFQTISDVHKSAVGRTLYSETGHLDLFLRFLLGLSLESNRKLLHALVTQTGSSSQSKEETVQYIKKKISEDLPAEKSINLFHCLNELGDDSLVEEIQRYVKSGKQSKLSASQWSALVFVLLTSAQELEEFDLGKYTSTEKIPDEVLVKVMPVIAASRKAIISSDAIERRSAEVLVSVLNSETSSLRELHLTVKTLDLSGNKLEDSGVKRLCALLENPHCKVETLVLWGCGVSDEGCAALSSALRSNPSHLRELDLSYNNLGDSGVKRLCAVLENPHCKLETLWLQECGVSDEGCAALVSALRSNPSHLKRLNLSFNNDELGDSGKKLLSALKDNKHYKIQKLMFW, from the exons ATGGAGAGCCGTGATCTGGAAACAGATAATGTGACCCCACCCTCAGAAAAGTG TAAAAtccagatgaagagatcagaTTCACCAGAACCCAgttgtgtctccatgaagagtgattGGTCTATGGATTGTCCTTGGGACTTTAAAAATGGAAACCCCTTGTCtgtacacag TGTTTTACAGAAGGCAGGAGGCAGAAGAGAAAAGATCTTCATCACAGATACAGG acacgccccaGAATCTGCTGCTGCAAATGAAGTCCAGAAAAAGTTCAGATTAAATCTGATGAAGaagtttcagtgtttaaatggagtgatgataaagcaggaaaaccgagtgctcctgaatgagatctacacagagctctacatcacagagggagacagaggagatgtcaataaagaacatgaggtgagacgGATCGAGGCAGCGTCCAGGAGAAAAACAACAGAGGAAACACCAATCAAATGCAACGACATCTTTAAGCCCTTATCTGAAGAAGACGAACCCATCAGAACTGTAGTGACAAAGGGAGTGGCTGGTAttggaaaaacagtctctgtgcagaagttcattgtggactgggctgaagggaaagcaaatcaggacgtccccctcatatttccacttcctttcagagagctgaatctgatgaaggacCAAAAACTGAGTCTGATTGAGCTCCTTCATGTCTGTTTCAAGGAAaccaaagaaacagaaatgtccaggttggaaaaagttctgttcatttttgatgGATTGGACGAGTGTCGTTTCCCTCTGGATTTCCAGAACACAGTGAGAGTGTGCGATGTAACTGAATCAGCATCAGTGAATATGTTGCTGATAAACCTGATCAaagggaatctgcttccctctgctctcatctggatcacctcccgaccagctgcagctgatcaaatcccctcggagtacgtccatcgagtcacagaggtacgagggttcaatgacccacagaaggaggagtacttcaggaagaggatcagtgatcagagcctggccgagaacatcatcacacacctgaagtcattaagaagcctctacatcatgtgtcacatcccagtcttctgctggatttcagccgctgttctcgagagaatgttgggtgaCGCAGAGAGTGGCAAtatccccaagactctgactcaaatgtacacacacttcctcatcattcagacaaacatcatcagaggaaagtactcaaagaagcaggagagtgatgaagaaatgcttctcaaactgggaaaactggcttttCAGCAGCTGAAGAAAggcaacctgatcttctatgaggaagacctgagagcatgtggcattgatgtgacagaagcagcagtgtactcaggtgtgtgtacgcagatcttcagagaggaggttgggcttcaccagagtaaagtgtactgctttggtcatctgagcattcaggagcatctcgcagctctgtatgtgcatctgaccttcatgaaggaaaagagaaatgttcttTCAGACAATTCCATGAGTCGGTTCTTTCAGACAATTTCAGATGTACACAAGAGTGCTGTAGGTCGGACCTTATACAGTGAGACTGGACATCTGGATCTGTTCCTCCGTtttcttctgggtctctcactggagtccaatcggaaactcttacatgccttagtaacacagacaGGAAGTAGCTCCCAGAGCAAAGAGGAAACAGTTCAGTACATTAAGAAGAAGATTAGTGAAGATCTTCCTGCAgaaaaatccatcaatctgttccactgtctgaatgaactgggtGACGATTCTCTAGTGGAGGAAATCCAACGCTACGTTAAATCTGGAAAACAAAGTAAACTCTCTGCTTCACAGTGGTCTgctctggtgtttgtgttactgacttcagcacaggagctggaggagtttgACCTGGGTAAATATACCAGTACAGAGAAGATACCAGATGAGGTTCTTGTGAAGGTGATGCCTGTGATTGCAGCATCCAGAAAAGCAAT taTCAGTTCTGACGCAATTGAAAGGAGAAGCGCTGAAGTGctggtctcagtgctcaactcagaaacctccagtctgagagaactgcatctgactgtgaagacactggatctgtctgggaataaactagaagactcaggagtgaagcgtctctgtgctctactggagaatcctcactgtaaagtggagacactggt gttgtggggttgtggtgtctcagatgaaggttgtgctgctctgagttcagctctgagatcaaacccctcacacctgagagaactggatctgtcctataataatctgggagactcaggagtgaagcgtctctgtgctgtactggagaatcctcactgtaaactggagacactgtg